One window from the genome of Salvia hispanica cultivar TCC Black 2014 unplaced genomic scaffold, UniMelb_Shisp_WGS_1.0 HiC_scaffold_8, whole genome shotgun sequence encodes:
- the LOC125200084 gene encoding phosphatidylinositol 4-kinase gamma 1-like gives MAAAVNQLHGFKPLAYPPRCHPLSVSHLDCKMLELSQSKFNITCIHRSSSTPCLSYNSSKAEDDFDFPQTPRIEIIVGHTLPQVHALVVEVAGAMATSGVDLERAPSGLGGAYFLHARTGGTIAVAKPVDEEPLAINNPKGFGGRMLGQPGMKSSIRIGETGARESAAYLLDHGGFSGVPPTALVKLSHFNFDLLKSGSGSDSNPSYKIASLQRFVNHDSDAGDLGPSSFSVTSVHHIGILDVRLMNLDRHAGNLLVRQENESYGRGKAELVPIDHGFCLPECLDNPYFEWQHWPQASLPFSAAESDYISSLDPFKDAELLRTHIPSIRESSIRVLVLCTIFLKHAAAYGLCLVDIGEMMTREFLGGKEHCSSLENLCETARASLNMGLNDNDDHIAETDEMLVPRVFKNKNHHKAGNKLIENSHFQIF, from the coding sequence ATGGCTGCAGCTGTTAATCAACTTCATGGATTCAAGCCATTAGCCTACCCTCCGCGATGCCATCCTCTGTCCGTCTCTCACCTTGACTGCAAAATGCTCGAGTTGAGTCAATCCAAGTTCAACATCACTTGCATCCACAGGAGCTCCTCCACGCCATGCCTCTCGTACAATTCCTCCAAAGCAGAGGATGATTTTGATTTCCCGCAGACTCCAAGGATTGAGATCATTGTGGGGCACACCCTGCCCCAGGTGCACGCCCTCGTTGTTGAGGTTGCTGGGGCAATGGCCACCTCCGGTGTTGATCTTGAACGAGCTCCAAGTGGCCTTGGTGGCGCCTACTTCTTACATGCTCGGACTGGTGGCACTATAGCTGTTGCAAAGCCGGTTGACGAGGAGCCTCTAGCGATCAACAATCCCAAGGGCTTTGGTGGACGGATGTTAGGGCAACCGGGGATGAAAAGCTCCATCAGGATTGGCGAGACTGGTGCTCGTGAATCTGCTGCTTATCTCCTCGACCATGGTGGCTTCTCTGGTGTACCTCCAACCGCATTGGTTAAACTTTCGCATTTCAACTTCGATCTACTCAAGTCTGGTTCAGGTTCTGATTCAAACCCGAGTTACAAGATTGCATCCCTCCAACGCTTTGTGAATCATGACTCTGACGCGGGAGATTTGGGCCCTTCCAGCTTCTCGGTCACGAGTGTGCATCACATCGGCATACTGGATGTAAGGCTGATGAATCTGGACAGGCACGCAGGGAACCTTCTTGTGAGGCAAGAAAACGAGAGTTATGGCCGAGGAAAAGCTGAGCTTGTTCCTATAGATCACGGCTTTTGCTTGCCCGAGTGCCTTGACAACCCTTATTTTGAGTGGCAGCACTGGCCTCAGGCCTCCCTGCCTTTCTCAGCGGCCGAATCTGATTACATCTCCAGCCTCGACCCGTTCAAAGACGCGGAGCTTCTAAGGACCCATATCCCATCAATTAGGGAGTCCTCCATTCGGGTTCTTGTCCTCTGCACAATATTCTTGAAGCATGCAGCGGCCTACGGTTTATGCCTTGTCGACATAGGTGAGATGATGACCCGAGAATTCCTTGGTGGGAAAGAACACTGCAGCTCTTTGGAGAACTTATGTGAAACTGCTAGGGCTAGCTTGAACATGGGACTCAATGACAACGATGATCACATTGCGGAAACTGATGAAATGCTTGTACCTCGTGTTTTCAAGAACAAGAACCACCACAAAGCAGGTAACAAACTCATCGAAAACTCCcatttccaaatattttga